Proteins encoded by one window of Dermochelys coriacea isolate rDerCor1 chromosome 13, rDerCor1.pri.v4, whole genome shotgun sequence:
- the LOC119842107 gene encoding olfactory receptor 13G1 isoform X1: MQPTNESIVTTFIILGLSSKPQLQVPLFILFLSIYIIALLGNLVIIAAILSSSKLHRPMYFFLLHLAVVDIICTSTIIPRMLGNLVVVSKSISYPGCMAQLYFFTWSLGAEMVLFTIMAYDRYVAICHPLHYSIMMNKTVCVGLSALVIVIAVVNSWVHTGLVLRLSFFRTNVINHFFCEIPSLLALSCTSVHLNEVMVLMADIFLAMGDFLLTCVSYYFIVRAILRIKTAEGKRKAFSTCSSHLIMVSLYYSTVIYTYIRPASSYSFDRDKMIATLYTLVTPTLNPIVYTLRNKDVKMAIKKMLPYPGK; encoded by the exons ATGCAGCCCACT AACGAAAGCATCGTGACCACATTCATCATTCTGGGACTCTCCAGTAAACCCCAACTCCAGGTCCCACTCTTCATCCTATTCCTCTCCATCTACATCATTGCCCTGCTGGGCAACTTAGTCATCATTGCTGCCATCCTTTCCAGTTCCAAGCTCCACAGGCCCATGTACTTTTTTCTCCTCCACTTGGCTGTGGTGGACATCATCTGCACCTCCACCATCATCCCCAGGATGCTGGGGAATCTAGTGGTTGTCAGTAAATCTATCTCTTACCCTGGGTGCATGGCTCAGCTCTACTTCTTCACATGGTCTCTGGGGGCTGAGATGGTGCTCTTCACCATCATGGCTTACGATCGCTATGTGGCCATTTGCCACCCTTTGCATTACAGCATCATGATGAACAAGACCGTATGTGTGGGCCTGTCTGCCCTAGTGATAGTCATTGCTGTGGTCAACTCGTGGGTGCACACTGGCCTTGTGTTGCGGCTGAGCTTCTTCAGGACCAACGTTATCAACCACTTTTTCTGTGAAATCCCATCACTGCTGGCTCTCTCCTGCACCTCAGTGCATTTAAACGAGGTCATGGTCTTAATGGCAGACATTTTTCTAGCTATGGGAGACTTCCTGTTGACATGTGTCTCTTATTACTTCATTGTCAGGGCCATCTTGAGGATCAAAACGgctgaagggaagagaaaagccttctccacctgctcctcccacctCATTATGGTGTCTCTTTATTACTCCACTGTCATCTACACCTACATTCGGCCTGCCTCCAGCTACTCCTTTGACAGGGACAAGATGATAGCCACCTTGTACACCCTGGTGACGCCAACTCTCAATCCTATAGTCTATACCCTAAGGAATAAAGATGTCAAGATGGCAATCAAGAAAATGCTTCCATACCCTGGGAAATAG
- the LOC119842107 gene encoding olfactory receptor 13G1 isoform X2 yields MKNESIVTTFIILGLSSKPQLQVPLFILFLSIYIIALLGNLVIIAAILSSSKLHRPMYFFLLHLAVVDIICTSTIIPRMLGNLVVVSKSISYPGCMAQLYFFTWSLGAEMVLFTIMAYDRYVAICHPLHYSIMMNKTVCVGLSALVIVIAVVNSWVHTGLVLRLSFFRTNVINHFFCEIPSLLALSCTSVHLNEVMVLMADIFLAMGDFLLTCVSYYFIVRAILRIKTAEGKRKAFSTCSSHLIMVSLYYSTVIYTYIRPASSYSFDRDKMIATLYTLVTPTLNPIVYTLRNKDVKMAIKKMLPYPGK; encoded by the coding sequence ATGAAGAACGAAAGCATCGTGACCACATTCATCATTCTGGGACTCTCCAGTAAACCCCAACTCCAGGTCCCACTCTTCATCCTATTCCTCTCCATCTACATCATTGCCCTGCTGGGCAACTTAGTCATCATTGCTGCCATCCTTTCCAGTTCCAAGCTCCACAGGCCCATGTACTTTTTTCTCCTCCACTTGGCTGTGGTGGACATCATCTGCACCTCCACCATCATCCCCAGGATGCTGGGGAATCTAGTGGTTGTCAGTAAATCTATCTCTTACCCTGGGTGCATGGCTCAGCTCTACTTCTTCACATGGTCTCTGGGGGCTGAGATGGTGCTCTTCACCATCATGGCTTACGATCGCTATGTGGCCATTTGCCACCCTTTGCATTACAGCATCATGATGAACAAGACCGTATGTGTGGGCCTGTCTGCCCTAGTGATAGTCATTGCTGTGGTCAACTCGTGGGTGCACACTGGCCTTGTGTTGCGGCTGAGCTTCTTCAGGACCAACGTTATCAACCACTTTTTCTGTGAAATCCCATCACTGCTGGCTCTCTCCTGCACCTCAGTGCATTTAAACGAGGTCATGGTCTTAATGGCAGACATTTTTCTAGCTATGGGAGACTTCCTGTTGACATGTGTCTCTTATTACTTCATTGTCAGGGCCATCTTGAGGATCAAAACGgctgaagggaagagaaaagccttctccacctgctcctcccacctCATTATGGTGTCTCTTTATTACTCCACTGTCATCTACACCTACATTCGGCCTGCCTCCAGCTACTCCTTTGACAGGGACAAGATGATAGCCACCTTGTACACCCTGGTGACGCCAACTCTCAATCCTATAGTCTATACCCTAAGGAATAAAGATGTCAAGATGGCAATCAAGAAAATGCTTCCATACCCTGGGAAATAG